In Rubrobacter radiotolerans DSM 5868, a genomic segment contains:
- a CDS encoding DUF2203 domain-containing protein, with the protein MEPPFEKLFTVEEANALLPKLTELLAEVAVRRDALRQRAPQVEPALRASLFNGGGRPASEYGVEAYRLYLAVDGVRSLGIVLRDLDSGLVDFPHLREGRVVFLCWRPPEERITHWHELDAGYAGRRPL; encoded by the coding sequence ATGGAGCCTCCTTTCGAGAAGCTCTTCACCGTCGAGGAGGCGAACGCGCTCCTCCCGAAGCTGACCGAGCTTCTCGCGGAGGTCGCCGTCCGGCGCGACGCGCTCCGGCAGCGCGCCCCGCAGGTCGAGCCGGCGCTCCGCGCGAGCCTCTTCAACGGCGGCGGCAGGCCCGCCTCGGAGTACGGCGTCGAGGCCTACAGGCTCTACCTCGCGGTCGACGGGGTCAGGAGCCTCGGGATCGTCCTCCGGGACCTCGACAGCGGCCTCGTTGACTTTCCGCACCTGCGCGAGGGGCGGGTGGTCTTTCTCTGCTGGCGACCGCCGGAGGAGAGGATCACCCACTGGCACGAGCTGGACGCGGGCTACGCCGGACGCAGGCCGCTCTAG
- a CDS encoding metallophosphoesterase family protein produces MYAVISDIHGNFEALEAVLRDVPEGVEEIYCLGDVIGYGASPNECCEAVREREMPTITGNHDLAVTDLSTDLAWFNPVAARAVLWTRERLTEENARFLRERPRMMQRRDALFVHGSVRDPDEYIVNTSSAEANLQVLREEYSNIPVCFYGHTHVKAIAPPPPESEEGGDVLDLSSGGPFLVNPGSVGQPRDGDTFASYVLVEPSGAANGSVPGPRVLYRFVEYDIEQAQAKIRAAGLPEVLAERLAVGR; encoded by the coding sequence ATGTACGCGGTCATCTCGGACATCCACGGCAACTTCGAGGCGCTTGAGGCCGTCCTCCGGGACGTCCCGGAGGGGGTCGAGGAGATCTACTGCCTCGGCGACGTCATCGGCTACGGGGCTTCGCCGAACGAGTGCTGCGAGGCCGTGCGCGAGCGGGAGATGCCGACGATCACGGGCAACCACGACCTCGCCGTTACCGACCTCTCGACGGACCTCGCGTGGTTCAACCCGGTCGCGGCGAGGGCGGTGCTCTGGACGCGGGAGAGGCTCACCGAGGAGAACGCACGCTTTCTGCGCGAGCGGCCGCGCATGATGCAGCGGCGCGACGCGCTCTTCGTGCACGGCTCGGTGCGCGACCCGGACGAGTACATAGTCAACACCTCTTCGGCCGAGGCCAACCTCCAGGTGCTGCGTGAGGAGTACTCAAACATCCCGGTCTGCTTCTACGGGCACACGCACGTAAAGGCCATCGCACCGCCCCCGCCCGAGAGCGAGGAGGGGGGCGACGTCCTCGACCTCTCTTCGGGCGGGCCGTTTCTCGTGAACCCCGGCTCTGTAGGTCAGCCACGCGACGGGGACACCTTCGCTTCCTACGTGCTCGTCGAGCCCTCGGGAGCAGCTAACGGCTCGGTCCCCGGGCCGCGAGTCCTGTACCGCTTCGTCGAGTACGACATCGAGCAGGCGCAGGCGAAGATCCGGGCCGCCGGTCTCCCGGAGGTCCTTGCCGAACGTCTCGCCGTCGGGCGGTAG
- the murJ gene encoding murein biosynthesis integral membrane protein MurJ codes for MRLTSRLVAAILKNVFTMSAATGLSRITGLLRTLVQAAVVGSGTVVAEAYTVSNTLPNQVYELFMGGLLSSIFIPLLIDRLVQHGEEDARRLTNALLTIVIPVLTLVALLGAVFAGPLIDLTTNWQEEGKLSAAEAEEATALAVLMFRVFAAQIVFYGLGALAIGVLNSHRKFFLATFAPVLNNVVVILSFGAYALIVPRDPTLAVYTLAAGTTLGVAVMSLVLVPSVLRLGYRPRPVFGHPALLPAAKLAGPLFLFVASSVGVQVAANLFGSTFSGASNLWYAFIVFQLPYGVFVVAIATALMPELSERFSNSDDDGYRRDLSFGLRTMAFIVVPASVGMVALAEPIVGLLYERGNFTAQDTQAVAVLLACYGAGLIGYAAYFILVRSFYARQNTLTPALLNVGLLALYVALAFGVSRVLGLVGVALAFSGAYLVLAGLLMVRMRREIGAVDGRRLAVSLAKALAAGAVMFGCIEAVLFFTGVGTSLVERVVIVALAGGVSGAAYLGAAYLLGADELRAAVALARRRSVGQAREVEEL; via the coding sequence TTGCGGCTAACATCACGCCTCGTGGCCGCGATCCTCAAGAACGTCTTTACCATGTCCGCCGCGACCGGGCTCTCCCGAATCACGGGGCTTCTCCGGACGCTCGTTCAGGCCGCGGTCGTCGGCTCCGGGACGGTCGTCGCCGAGGCGTACACCGTCTCGAACACCCTCCCGAACCAGGTCTACGAGCTTTTCATGGGGGGGCTTCTGTCCTCGATCTTTATCCCCCTCCTTATAGACCGGCTCGTCCAGCACGGCGAGGAGGACGCCCGGCGCCTGACGAACGCCCTGCTCACGATCGTCATCCCCGTCCTGACGCTCGTTGCGCTCCTCGGGGCGGTCTTTGCCGGACCGCTCATAGACCTGACGACGAACTGGCAGGAGGAGGGGAAGCTCTCTGCGGCGGAGGCGGAGGAGGCGACGGCGCTCGCGGTCCTGATGTTCCGGGTGTTTGCGGCGCAGATCGTCTTCTACGGGCTCGGGGCGCTCGCGATCGGGGTCCTCAACTCTCACAGGAAGTTCTTTCTTGCGACCTTCGCTCCGGTCCTGAACAACGTCGTCGTTATCCTCTCGTTTGGTGCCTACGCCCTTATAGTTCCCCGGGACCCGACGCTCGCGGTCTACACGCTCGCCGCCGGGACGACGCTCGGGGTGGCGGTGATGTCGCTCGTGCTCGTCCCGTCGGTCCTCAGGCTCGGCTACCGGCCGCGCCCGGTCTTCGGGCACCCGGCGCTCCTCCCGGCGGCGAAGCTCGCGGGGCCGCTGTTTCTTTTCGTTGCGTCGAGCGTCGGGGTGCAGGTCGCGGCGAACCTCTTCGGCTCGACGTTCAGCGGCGCGTCGAACCTCTGGTACGCGTTTATCGTCTTCCAGCTCCCCTACGGTGTCTTTGTCGTGGCGATCGCGACCGCCCTCATGCCCGAGCTCTCCGAGCGGTTCTCCAACTCCGACGACGACGGCTACCGCAGGGACCTCTCCTTCGGCCTGAGGACGATGGCGTTTATCGTGGTCCCGGCCTCGGTCGGCATGGTCGCGCTCGCGGAGCCGATCGTCGGCCTCCTCTACGAGCGGGGGAACTTCACCGCTCAGGACACGCAGGCCGTTGCGGTGCTCCTTGCGTGCTACGGGGCGGGTCTTATCGGCTATGCGGCCTACTTTATCCTTGTTCGCTCGTTCTACGCCCGGCAGAACACCCTGACGCCCGCGCTCCTCAACGTCGGGCTTCTCGCGCTCTACGTCGCGCTCGCGTTCGGGGTCTCGCGCGTCCTCGGGCTCGTAGGGGTCGCGCTCGCCTTCAGCGGGGCGTACCTCGTGCTCGCCGGGCTCCTGATGGTCAGGATGCGGCGGGAGATCGGGGCCGTCGACGGCCGGAGGCTCGCCGTCTCCCTGGCGAAGGCGCTCGCCGCCGGGGCGGTGATGTTCGGCTGCATCGAGGCCGTGCTGTTCTTTACGGGGGTCGGGACGAGCCTTGTGGAGCGGGTCGTGATCGTCGCCCTCGCGGGCGGCGTCTCGGGGGCGGCGTACCTCGGGGCGGCCTACCTGCTCGGAGCGGACGAGCTGCGCGCGGCCGTCGCGCTAGCAAGGCGTCGCTCGGTCGGACAGGCGCGCGAGGTCGAGGAGCTGTAG
- a CDS encoding carbohydrate kinase family protein gives MAERAGRIVAVGEVVADIYRDEVKAEDGRDRAAESGGMGFTARPGGAPANVAVAVARLGGRSAFVGSVGDDLFGEFILGALRAEGVDVSPVVMQKPPVRTSLAFVEIFPDGDREFTFYRSSPAADEQLAPEDIKPETLEGASFVNFGSIPLISDPSRSAVERVVSLANDANVAVAFDVNYRAHLWPSPDAARKTVETFMDRAQVVKLSEDETEPLLGVSEPESAADRLLERGARLVLVSLGPDGAFYATGTARGRIDAPTVEAVDATGAGDAFLAATLQSLGSIEAADDEARLREAVRRGTVAGAIACTGQGAIGPLPTAAEIDRFTRW, from the coding sequence ATGGCAGAGAGAGCGGGAAGGATCGTCGCCGTCGGAGAGGTCGTGGCGGACATCTACCGCGACGAGGTGAAGGCGGAGGACGGGCGCGACCGGGCGGCGGAGAGCGGGGGCATGGGGTTCACGGCCCGCCCCGGCGGCGCTCCGGCGAACGTGGCGGTCGCCGTCGCCAGGCTCGGGGGACGCTCGGCGTTTGTCGGGTCGGTCGGGGACGACCTTTTCGGGGAGTTCATCCTCGGGGCGCTCCGGGCCGAGGGGGTGGACGTCTCGCCGGTCGTAATGCAGAAGCCGCCGGTGAGGACCTCGCTCGCCTTTGTCGAGATCTTCCCCGACGGCGACCGGGAGTTCACCTTCTACCGCTCAAGCCCCGCCGCCGACGAGCAGCTCGCCCCGGAGGACATAAAGCCCGAGACGCTCGAAGGGGCCTCCTTCGTGAACTTCGGGAGCATACCCCTGATCTCCGACCCCTCCCGCTCGGCCGTCGAGCGCGTCGTCTCCCTCGCCAACGACGCGAACGTCGCCGTCGCCTTCGACGTAAACTACCGGGCTCACCTCTGGCCCTCCCCCGACGCCGCTCGAAAGACCGTCGAGACGTTTATGGACCGGGCGCAGGTCGTCAAGCTGAGCGAGGACGAGACCGAACCTCTCCTCGGCGTCTCCGAGCCGGAGAGCGCGGCCGACAGGCTCCTTGAGCGCGGGGCGCGCCTCGTGCTCGTGAGCCTCGGACCGGACGGGGCCTTCTACGCGACCGGAACTGCCCGGGGCCGGATAGACGCCCCAACCGTCGAGGCCGTGGACGCGACGGGCGCGGGGGACGCCTTTCTCGCCGCCACGCTCCAGTCGCTCGGGAGCATCGAGGCCGCGGACGACGAGGCGCGGCTGCGCGAAGCCGTCCGGCGCGGCACGGTCGCCGGGGCGATCGCCTGCACGGGTCAGGGCGCGATCGGCCCCCTCCCGACCGCCGCGGAGATCGACCGCTTTACCCGGTGGTGA
- a CDS encoding GNAT family N-acetyltransferase, translating to MVSPARSPALETARLALLPLGRRDLPQALALFREPFVRRYLFDDEIVSRERAGDLLDRSERDFRERGCGLWSVALKGTGEAVGFCGLLFPEEPEGSGEDPDPPEVVFALTERHTGKGYATEAARAVLGHGFGACGLPRVAASVDNPNVASQAVLERLGFVLRRRDEARGLLFYGLSREEFEAGPAGRPSAGRG from the coding sequence GTGGTGAGCCCCGCCCGGTCGCCCGCCCTCGAAACCGCGCGCCTCGCGCTCCTCCCGCTCGGGAGGCGGGACCTCCCGCAGGCGCTAGCCCTCTTCCGCGAGCCATTCGTCCGGCGCTACCTCTTCGACGACGAGATCGTCTCGCGCGAGCGGGCCGGGGACCTCCTCGACCGGAGCGAGCGGGACTTCCGCGAGCGCGGCTGCGGCCTCTGGAGCGTGGCTCTGAAGGGGACCGGGGAAGCCGTCGGGTTCTGCGGCCTCCTGTTCCCCGAAGAACCGGAAGGCTCCGGAGAGGACCCCGACCCACCGGAGGTGGTCTTTGCCCTCACGGAGCGACACACGGGCAAGGGATATGCGACCGAGGCGGCGCGGGCCGTTCTCGGGCACGGCTTCGGGGCTTGCGGCCTGCCGCGTGTTGCGGCGAGCGTGGACAACCCGAACGTCGCCTCGCAGGCCGTTTTGGAGCGGCTCGGCTTCGTTCTGCGGCGGCGGGACGAGGCGCGGGGGCTGCTCTTCTACGGTCTCTCCCGGGAGGAGTTCGAGGCAGGACCCGCCGGTCGGCCTAGCGCCGGACGCGGCTGA
- a CDS encoding Nif3-like dinuclear metal center hexameric protein has product MTLAKEVMGAVEGISPPALAEEWDNSGLQVGRADAAVSRVLVALTPLPEVFDEAREKGADFLLFHHPLIFGGLGSLDTSRYPGDLLARAMRDELTVYASHTSLDATPDSRNVSVALAGTLGLSGRLRVVAPAGALRKLVVFVPEEDVEAVAEALAGAGAGRIGDYTRCTFRSPGTGTFLPGDASNPHLGERGKLEYAPEVRLEAVVPAHLAARAVAAATEAHPYEEMAHDVYPVEGYPESCGYGRVGDLPEPLGARDLADYVSERLGAPARLVSDPEPERRIERLAVLGGSGGTFLKQAATSGAGAYVTGDLDYHDALLAESLGLVAVDAGHAPTELPALAPLAEHLAELVDVPVEVSRVRR; this is encoded by the coding sequence ATGACGCTTGCGAAAGAGGTGATGGGGGCTGTGGAGGGGATCTCACCCCCCGCCCTCGCGGAAGAGTGGGACAACTCGGGGCTCCAGGTAGGACGCGCGGATGCCGCCGTAAGCCGCGTCCTCGTCGCGCTGACCCCGCTCCCGGAGGTCTTTGACGAGGCTCGGGAGAAGGGTGCGGACTTTCTGCTCTTCCATCACCCCCTGATATTCGGCGGCCTCGGGAGCCTCGACACCTCCCGCTACCCGGGCGACCTCCTCGCCCGCGCCATGCGCGACGAACTCACGGTCTACGCCTCCCACACGAGCCTCGACGCGACCCCGGACAGCCGGAACGTCTCCGTCGCTCTCGCGGGGACGCTCGGGCTCTCCGGGAGGCTCCGCGTCGTCGCTCCGGCGGGCGCTCTCAGGAAGCTCGTCGTCTTTGTTCCGGAGGAGGACGTCGAGGCGGTCGCAGAGGCACTCGCCGGAGCGGGGGCAGGGAGGATCGGGGACTACACCCGCTGCACCTTCCGCTCCCCCGGAACCGGGACCTTTCTCCCGGGCGACGCCTCGAACCCCCACCTCGGGGAGCGCGGAAAGCTGGAGTACGCCCCGGAGGTCCGCCTCGAAGCCGTTGTCCCGGCGCACCTCGCCGCCCGGGCCGTCGCCGCCGCGACGGAGGCCCACCCCTACGAGGAGATGGCCCACGACGTCTACCCCGTCGAGGGTTACCCGGAGAGCTGCGGCTACGGACGCGTCGGAGACCTCCCGGAGCCACTCGGAGCGCGGGACCTCGCGGACTACGTCTCGGAGAGGCTCGGCGCTCCGGCGCGGCTCGTCTCCGACCCGGAGCCGGAGCGCCGGATAGAGCGCCTCGCCGTTCTCGGGGGCTCGGGGGGAACCTTCCTGAAGCAGGCCGCCACGAGCGGAGCAGGCGCCTACGTAACCGGCGACCTCGACTACCACGACGCGCTGCTCGCGGAGTCGCTCGGCCTCGTCGCGGTGGACGCCGGACACGCCCCGACCGAGCTCCCCGCCCTAGCCCCGCTCGCCGAACACCTCGCAGAGCTGGTGGACGTTCCCGTCGAGGTCAGCCGCGTCCGGCGCTAG
- a CDS encoding potassium channel family protein, whose translation MIPFVTVLYRLVRAFIEAWREPHFRGLFYLVFLTLASGTIFYHNVEGWTYFDAFYFSVITLTTVGYGDLVPTTTYGRLFTVFYIFLGIGLILAFIDAVAKPALTRSSRPKEPRRTRRRTETEDAGPEEPDDRS comes from the coding sequence GTGATCCCCTTCGTGACCGTGCTCTACCGGCTCGTGAGGGCCTTTATCGAGGCGTGGCGCGAGCCGCACTTCCGGGGGCTCTTCTACCTTGTCTTTCTAACGCTCGCCTCAGGGACGATCTTCTACCACAACGTCGAGGGCTGGACGTACTTCGACGCGTTCTACTTCTCCGTTATAACGCTCACCACCGTCGGCTACGGCGACCTCGTCCCGACAACGACCTACGGAAGGCTCTTTACGGTCTTCTACATCTTTCTCGGGATCGGCCTGATCCTCGCCTTTATAGACGCCGTCGCAAAGCCCGCCCTCACCCGCTCCTCCCGCCCGAAAGAGCCTCGCAGGACCCGGAGGAGAACCGAAACCGAAGACGCCGGACCCGAAGAACCGGACGACCGGAGCTAG
- the gluQRS gene encoding tRNA glutamyl-Q(34) synthetase GluQRS — protein sequence MDFREPQGDRTGRFAPSPTGVLHLGNLRTALLAWLFARSAGSRFLLRMEDLDNSRVRPGVEAEQLEDLRLLGLDHDGPVVRQSERLGLYREVLRGLEAKGLVYPCYCTRREIRAEVAASVSAPHGLSGALLYPGTCRNLSRKERAEREAAGRRPALRVRAAGPDGLPKVVRFTDRLLGAVEGRVDDFIVRRGDGAFAYQLAVVVDDAAQGVREVVRGADLADSTPRQVLLHDLLGLPLPAYAHVPLVLGPDGERLAKRHGSVNLRDRLKLGESPRDVLGWMARSLGLAEPGGSPTPRDLLRRFDPAKLPKEPTVWRPESETG from the coding sequence ATGGACTTCAGGGAGCCGCAGGGAGACCGGACCGGGCGCTTCGCTCCGAGCCCGACGGGAGTGCTCCACCTCGGGAACCTGAGGACCGCCCTTCTCGCCTGGCTCTTCGCCCGGAGCGCGGGCTCGCGCTTTCTTCTCAGGATGGAGGACCTAGACAACTCGCGCGTAAGGCCCGGCGTCGAGGCCGAGCAGCTAGAGGACCTGCGGCTTCTCGGACTGGATCACGACGGCCCCGTCGTCCGGCAGTCGGAGCGGCTCGGGCTCTACCGGGAGGTCCTGCGCGGGCTCGAAGCGAAGGGTCTCGTCTACCCGTGCTACTGCACGCGGCGGGAGATCCGGGCCGAGGTCGCCGCCTCCGTCTCGGCCCCGCACGGGCTCTCCGGAGCCCTTCTCTACCCCGGAACCTGCCGCAACCTCTCCCGCAAGGAGCGCGCCGAACGCGAGGCTGCGGGCCGCCGTCCCGCCCTGCGCGTCCGGGCCGCCGGTCCGGACGGACTCCCGAAGGTCGTCCGCTTCACCGACCGGCTCCTCGGCGCGGTGGAAGGCCGTGTAGACGACTTCATCGTGCGGCGCGGCGACGGCGCGTTCGCCTACCAGCTCGCGGTCGTCGTGGACGACGCCGCTCAGGGGGTGCGGGAGGTTGTGCGGGGCGCGGACCTAGCCGACTCGACCCCAAGGCAGGTCCTCCTCCACGACCTGCTCGGGCTCCCCCTCCCCGCCTACGCTCACGTCCCGCTCGTCCTCGGTCCCGACGGAGAGCGCCTCGCAAAGCGCCACGGCTCCGTAAACCTCCGCGACCGCCTGAAGCTCGGCGAGAGCCCCCGCGACGTCCTCGGGTGGATGGCACGCTCGCTCGGCCTCGCAGAGCCCGGCGGGAGCCCGACGCCCCGCGACCTTCTCCGCCGCTTCGACCCGGCAAAGCTCCCGAAGGAGCCGACCGTCTGGCGCCCGGAGAGCGAGACGGGATAA
- a CDS encoding HAD family hydrolase, protein MTDYFYGEELERAGTPERVAFPYRLAAFDLDGTLMRYDGEITADTLSALEALRSLGVRVVLATGRRYEGAREHALRLGFGEEEPLVCFGGAMIRTVSGRTHLRHTMPAHHAVEVLRWAEGNGIRSRVLGDGWLVSSGDPVETVRDAGPAGLVGRDEMQVVGSTSRWLRESGEDPIKVTLVSPPEEVERWLGPLQDAFSERLFITRSFPHFVEVGGLAGIKSRALAALCEAWGIGAHEVVAFGDGENDIDMLRFAGRGVAVGGITPAVREAADDVTHDVYGEGVARYVERLISGEV, encoded by the coding sequence TTGACCGACTACTTCTACGGAGAAGAGCTGGAGAGGGCCGGAACGCCGGAGCGGGTCGCCTTCCCGTACCGGCTCGCCGCCTTCGACCTCGACGGGACGCTGATGCGCTACGACGGGGAGATAACGGCCGACACCCTCTCGGCCCTTGAAGCCCTGCGCAGCCTCGGCGTGCGGGTCGTCCTTGCCACGGGAAGGCGTTACGAAGGAGCGCGCGAGCACGCCCTCAGGCTCGGGTTCGGCGAGGAGGAGCCGCTCGTCTGCTTCGGGGGGGCCATGATCCGCACGGTCTCCGGCCGGACGCACCTCCGGCACACGATGCCCGCTCATCACGCCGTCGAGGTCCTTCGGTGGGCCGAGGGAAACGGCATCCGCTCCCGGGTGCTCGGGGACGGCTGGCTCGTCTCCTCCGGCGACCCGGTCGAGACCGTCCGCGACGCCGGCCCGGCCGGGCTCGTCGGGCGGGACGAGATGCAGGTCGTCGGCTCCACCTCGCGCTGGCTCAGGGAGTCCGGCGAGGACCCGATAAAGGTAACGCTCGTCTCCCCGCCCGAGGAGGTCGAGCGCTGGCTCGGGCCGCTTCAGGACGCCTTCTCCGAGCGGCTCTTCATCACCCGGAGCTTCCCGCACTTCGTCGAGGTCGGGGGTCTCGCCGGGATAAAGAGCCGGGCGCTCGCCGCGCTGTGCGAGGCGTGGGGGATAGGCGCGCACGAAGTCGTTGCCTTCGGGGACGGGGAGAACGACATAGACATGCTCCGCTTCGCCGGGCGCGGGGTCGCCGTCGGGGGGATAACCCCCGCCGTCCGCGAAGCCGCCGACGACGTAACCCACGACGTCTACGGCGAGGGGGTCGCCCGCTACGTCGAGCGGCTGATCTCCGGCGAGGTCTAG
- the mutM gene encoding bifunctional DNA-formamidopyrimidine glycosylase/DNA-(apurinic or apyrimidinic site) lyase, with protein sequence MPELPETTVISEDVFALAGGRRVERAEVFRPDVTNVPPGEFTERLVGRTLEGTGRRGKVIVLDFGEVVGLVHLVISGRVLRLPEWSDPDRTNTAVLQFEGIEGVDGERPVVLAFTRLWLGYFNLYAPGEEEAHPLVSRLGPDPFSREFTVEYLRGAFRRKANVKGMLLDQSVVAGLGNIYVDEVLFAAKVNPMRRASTLTEREVRDLHAATTDILSRAISLRGTTFDSYHDAFGETGRFQEELQVFTRTGEPCPVCATPIVKTRVAGRGTHYCPTCQPA encoded by the coding sequence TTGCCCGAGCTTCCAGAGACGACCGTTATCTCCGAGGACGTCTTTGCCCTTGCGGGCGGACGGCGGGTCGAGCGGGCGGAAGTCTTCCGTCCCGACGTCACGAATGTCCCGCCCGGGGAGTTCACCGAGCGGCTCGTCGGCCGGACCCTTGAGGGGACGGGGCGGCGGGGGAAGGTCATAGTCCTCGACTTCGGGGAGGTCGTCGGGCTCGTTCATCTCGTGATCTCGGGCAGAGTCCTCCGCCTCCCAGAATGGTCCGACCCGGACCGCACGAACACCGCCGTGCTTCAGTTCGAGGGAATAGAGGGCGTGGACGGCGAAAGGCCCGTCGTGCTCGCCTTCACCCGGCTCTGGCTCGGCTACTTCAATCTCTACGCGCCCGGCGAGGAGGAGGCGCATCCGCTCGTCTCGCGCCTCGGGCCCGACCCGTTCTCCCGGGAGTTCACCGTCGAGTACCTGCGGGGGGCCTTCCGCCGCAAGGCGAACGTGAAAGGGATGCTCCTCGACCAGTCCGTCGTTGCGGGGCTCGGGAACATCTACGTAGACGAGGTGCTCTTCGCCGCGAAGGTGAACCCGATGCGCCGGGCGAGCACGCTGACCGAGCGCGAGGTCCGGGACCTCCACGCCGCGACGACGGACATCCTCTCGCGCGCCATCTCCCTGCGCGGCACGACCTTCGACTCCTACCACGACGCCTTCGGGGAGACGGGTCGCTTCCAGGAAGAGCTCCAAGTCTTTACCCGCACCGGCGAGCCCTGCCCGGTCTGCGCGACCCCCATCGTCAAGACCCGCGTCGCCGGACGCGGAACGCACTACTGCCCGACCTGCCAGCCCGCCTGA